One genomic segment of Pyruvatibacter mobilis includes these proteins:
- a CDS encoding glutathione S-transferase family protein: protein MKLYRHELSGHAHRVELFLSLLGLDHELVDVDLVNGEHKQEAFRALNPFGQVPVIDDDGTIVSDSNAILVYLAKKYGTATWLPEDAEGAARVTRWLSVAAGPVAFGPATARLITIFGAPLDAERAKTIAYGLFDVMEQELAGRDWLAGTAATIADIAGYSYIAHAPEGDVSLEPYPHIRAWLKRIEGLDGFVPMKATKVALAA, encoded by the coding sequence ATCAAGCTGTACCGCCACGAACTGTCCGGCCACGCCCACCGCGTCGAGCTGTTCCTGTCCCTACTCGGCCTCGACCACGAGCTGGTGGATGTCGATCTCGTCAACGGCGAGCACAAGCAGGAGGCGTTCCGCGCGCTCAACCCCTTCGGCCAGGTGCCGGTGATCGACGATGACGGCACCATCGTGTCGGATTCAAACGCGATCCTCGTCTACCTCGCCAAGAAATACGGCACCGCCACCTGGCTACCTGAAGACGCCGAGGGCGCCGCCCGCGTCACCCGCTGGCTGTCCGTCGCCGCAGGTCCTGTTGCCTTCGGCCCCGCGACCGCCCGTCTCATCACCATCTTCGGCGCTCCCTTGGATGCCGAGCGCGCCAAGACCATCGCCTATGGCCTGTTCGACGTGATGGAACAGGAACTCGCCGGCCGCGACTGGCTGGCCGGTACCGCCGCCACCATCGCTGACATTGCGGGCTACAGCTACATCGCCCACGCGCCCGAGGGCGATGTCTCCCTTGAGCCCTATCCGCATATCCGCGCCTGGCTCAAGCGGATCGAAGGCCTTGATGGCTTCGTGCCGATGAAGGCGACCAAGGTGGCGCTGGCTGCGTAA
- a CDS encoding LysR family transcriptional regulator yields the protein MDTLEAMRVFAAVAEEGSFSGAARRLGMSKALASKKVGQLEEQLGVRLLNRTTRHVGLTEIGAAYRERCAALVAEVDEAHDMVRSRHGAPRGVLRVAAPRAFGEDVLTPALASFLARYPDITVEITLDERRVDIIGEGYDVAVRVDDMPDSSLIIRKITDFPYKICASPAYLEKAGLPQHPDDLVNHTCIVLPAISPTAQWQFRVEGEVKRVTVPSRVRINTARGVATLVRQGMGIGLCLWSSIREDLKAGRLVEVLAEYNGYERAIYAAYPHSRHLSGKVRAFVEHLIEHCREGAA from the coding sequence ATGGATACGCTGGAAGCCATGCGGGTGTTCGCGGCGGTAGCGGAAGAGGGCAGCTTTTCCGGTGCGGCGCGGCGGCTGGGCATGTCCAAGGCGCTGGCGAGCAAGAAGGTGGGGCAGTTGGAGGAGCAGCTCGGCGTCCGCCTGCTCAACCGCACCACGCGGCATGTGGGGCTGACGGAGATCGGCGCGGCCTACCGGGAGCGCTGCGCGGCGCTGGTGGCGGAGGTGGACGAAGCCCATGACATGGTGCGCAGCCGCCATGGGGCGCCGCGCGGGGTGTTGCGCGTGGCGGCGCCGCGGGCATTCGGCGAGGACGTGCTGACGCCGGCACTGGCCTCGTTCCTCGCGCGCTATCCGGACATCACGGTGGAGATCACGCTGGATGAGCGGCGGGTGGACATCATCGGTGAGGGATATGATGTGGCGGTGCGGGTGGATGACATGCCTGACTCGAGCCTGATCATCCGCAAGATCACGGATTTTCCCTACAAGATCTGCGCGTCACCGGCCTATCTCGAAAAAGCGGGACTTCCTCAGCACCCGGATGATCTCGTGAACCATACCTGTATCGTACTGCCGGCGATCAGCCCGACGGCGCAATGGCAGTTTCGCGTTGAGGGGGAGGTGAAGCGAGTGACCGTGCCGTCGCGGGTGCGGATCAACACGGCGCGGGGCGTGGCAACGCTGGTGCGCCAGGGGATGGGCATCGGGCTGTGTTTGTGGTCCAGCATCCGCGAGGACCTGAAGGCGGGCCGCCTTGTGGAGGTGCTGGCTGAATACAATGGCTATGAGCGGGCGATCTATGCCGCCTATCCGCACAGCCGTCACCTGTCAGGCAAGGTGCGGGCCTTCGTGGAGCATCTGATCGAGCATTGCCGGGAAGGCGCGGCTTAG
- a CDS encoding fatty acid desaturase family protein — protein sequence MLPEHRAHSHDMAATATAMIRGIVWQTVALSLGCAAIIIAVMTLGALGLMPLWAVALVNFICVYLSYTALHEAVHQNISGTRQDLAWINKAIGMLSAFFLSHSYEMHRTIHLTHHRNTNDPAHDPDHWVKGSNIVTTLLRCLSIFHGYFIYCRRHWDDKRMRRAYWVGLRDTLISTAALIAVAVFVDWKLALFGYAIPAALAAMALGFLFDYVVHTPHKARARFENTRVIVLPGALDTLVTWAYMQQNYHGVHHAFPRIPFIRYREFYRATEPDITTAGLPSARPLG from the coding sequence ATGCTGCCGGAACATCGCGCGCATTCACACGACATGGCCGCAACGGCCACCGCCATGATCCGCGGTATCGTCTGGCAGACGGTTGCCCTGTCGCTCGGCTGCGCGGCAATCATCATCGCCGTCATGACCCTGGGCGCGCTCGGGCTCATGCCGCTCTGGGCCGTCGCCCTCGTCAATTTCATCTGCGTCTATCTCAGCTACACGGCCCTGCACGAGGCGGTGCACCAGAACATCAGCGGCACCCGGCAGGATCTCGCCTGGATCAACAAGGCCATCGGCATGCTGTCGGCCTTCTTCCTCAGCCATTCCTATGAGATGCACCGCACGATCCATCTCACCCACCACCGCAACACCAATGACCCCGCCCACGACCCGGACCACTGGGTAAAGGGCAGCAACATCGTCACCACGCTTTTGCGCTGTCTCAGCATCTTCCACGGCTATTTCATCTATTGCCGCCGCCACTGGGACGACAAGCGCATGCGCCGCGCCTATTGGGTCGGCCTGCGCGATACGCTGATCTCAACGGCAGCGCTCATCGCGGTCGCCGTGTTCGTCGACTGGAAGCTCGCCCTGTTCGGCTATGCGATCCCCGCAGCACTTGCCGCCATGGCCTTGGGCTTCCTGTTCGATTATGTGGTCCACACCCCGCATAAGGCCCGCGCCCGGTTTGAAAACACCCGTGTCATCGTGCTCCCCGGCGCGCTCGATACGCTGGTGACCTGGGCCTACATGCAGCAGAACTATCACGGCGTGCACCACGCCTTCCCGCGCATCCCCTTCATCCGCTACCGCGAATTCTACCGCGCCACGGAGCCGGACATCACCACAGCCGGCCTGCCCTCAGCCCGCCCCTTGGGCTGA
- a CDS encoding SDR family NAD(P)-dependent oxidoreductase, with protein MTDSIQPPQFSTDLTGRVALVTGTTSGLGRRFAQVLAQCGAKVVLTGRRVERLEEVKAEIEGLGGTAIALPLDMTDADAIKKVVADAEAEFGTVDILINNAGVPDAQRAHKMEVDLIDRVIDTNLRGPYILAAEVAKRLIAEKKPGRIINIASVAAYRYDGHGAALYSITKRAIARMSEALAVEWARYHINVNGIAPGAFMTEMLEGMLERMGDFSERFPRKRICTAEQMDSTLLFLLSPSSECVTGTVITVDDGQGAR; from the coding sequence ATGACCGACAGCATTCAGCCGCCGCAGTTTTCAACCGACCTGACGGGCCGGGTGGCGCTTGTCACCGGCACGACGTCAGGACTTGGCCGCCGCTTTGCGCAGGTACTGGCCCAGTGCGGCGCCAAGGTGGTGCTCACCGGGCGCCGGGTGGAACGGCTGGAAGAGGTGAAGGCGGAGATCGAAGGCCTGGGCGGAACGGCGATCGCGCTGCCCCTGGACATGACCGACGCGGATGCCATCAAGAAGGTGGTTGCGGATGCGGAAGCTGAGTTCGGCACCGTCGATATCCTCATCAACAATGCGGGCGTCCCGGACGCGCAGCGGGCGCACAAGATGGAGGTCGATCTCATCGACCGGGTGATCGACACCAATCTGCGCGGGCCCTACATCCTGGCGGCTGAAGTGGCCAAGCGGTTGATTGCGGAAAAGAAGCCGGGCCGGATCATCAATATCGCGTCGGTGGCGGCCTATCGCTATGACGGGCATGGGGCTGCGCTTTACTCGATCACCAAGCGGGCGATTGCGCGGATGTCCGAAGCGCTTGCGGTGGAGTGGGCGCGCTACCACATCAATGTGAACGGCATCGCGCCGGGGGCCTTCATGACCGAGATGCTGGAAGGCATGCTGGAGCGGATGGGGGATTTCTCCGAACGGTTCCCGCGCAAGCGGATCTGCACGGCGGAACAGATGGATTCAACGCTTCTGTTTCTGCTGTCGCCGTCCTCTGAATGCGTGACCGGCACGGTGATTACGGTGGATGACGGGCAGGGCGCGCGCTGA
- a CDS encoding class I SAM-dependent methyltransferase, with amino-acid sequence MTAINEDQKTFWNGQGGETWVSGQEEMDRFLAPFSDELMVHAAPQAGEHVLDIGCGTGETSLRAAEAVGADGAVHGVDISVPMLELAKARAAAAGLSQARFSVGDAQSDALGEPVDLVISRFGVMFFENPVTAFGNIRAHVRPGGRMVFACWQPVRENEWVHVGLGIAKKHVEFPPPPDPYAPGPFAFADIERTLGLLTEAGWRNAKASPFAAKLNQGETARDGAEGLMLRGPISRALAEASEAQKAAVLHDLTEALEAKIIDGAVRLDAAIWIVSADA; translated from the coding sequence GTGACGGCCATCAATGAAGATCAGAAGACGTTCTGGAACGGGCAGGGCGGCGAGACATGGGTCTCCGGCCAGGAGGAGATGGACCGCTTTCTTGCTCCGTTCTCGGATGAATTGATGGTGCATGCCGCGCCCCAAGCCGGAGAGCACGTCCTCGATATCGGCTGCGGGACCGGTGAGACATCGCTGCGGGCGGCAGAAGCTGTCGGTGCTGACGGTGCCGTGCACGGGGTGGATATTTCCGTGCCGATGCTGGAACTGGCCAAGGCGCGGGCGGCGGCAGCCGGTCTGTCCCAGGCGCGCTTCAGCGTCGGGGACGCGCAGTCCGACGCGCTGGGTGAGCCTGTTGATCTCGTGATCTCCCGCTTCGGGGTGATGTTCTTCGAGAACCCTGTGACCGCCTTTGGAAATATCCGCGCGCATGTGCGGCCGGGCGGGCGGATGGTGTTCGCCTGCTGGCAGCCGGTGCGGGAGAATGAGTGGGTGCATGTGGGTCTCGGCATTGCCAAGAAGCACGTGGAATTCCCACCGCCGCCGGACCCCTATGCGCCGGGGCCGTTTGCCTTTGCCGACATTGAGCGGACGCTGGGCCTGCTGACGGAGGCAGGCTGGCGGAATGCCAAGGCCAGCCCGTTTGCGGCCAAGCTCAACCAGGGCGAGACGGCGCGGGACGGGGCTGAGGGGCTGATGCTGCGCGGCCCGATTTCGCGGGCGCTGGCAGAGGCGAGCGAGGCGCAGAAGGCCGCCGTGCTGCATGATCTGACCGAGGCACTGGAGGCCAAGATCATTGACGGGGCGGTACGTCTGGATGCGGCAATCTGGATCGTTTCCGCCGACGCCTGA
- a CDS encoding group III truncated hemoglobin — MTRPVPETHIRSAAERRADIEAKARQLGIDDAFVDRLVETFYGRIREDATLGPIFNNAISDWDPHLATMKDFWASVAYNAGRYSGRPVPAHLKHKTIRKEHFAVWLGLFREVLEEISPSPLTVAYFMERAERIAQSLQLAMFGLPGLGEKAPAARQ, encoded by the coding sequence ATGACCAGACCCGTGCCCGAAACCCATATCCGCAGCGCTGCAGAGCGCCGGGCGGATATTGAAGCCAAGGCCAGGCAGCTGGGGATCGACGACGCGTTCGTCGACCGGCTGGTCGAGACCTTTTATGGCCGCATCCGTGAGGACGCGACGCTGGGGCCGATCTTCAACAACGCGATTTCAGACTGGGATCCGCACCTGGCGACCATGAAGGATTTCTGGGCGTCGGTTGCATATAACGCCGGGCGCTATTCCGGCCGCCCGGTGCCGGCGCATCTTAAGCACAAGACCATCCGCAAGGAGCATTTCGCGGTGTGGCTGGGGCTGTTCCGGGAGGTGCTCGAGGAGATTTCCCCGTCGCCGCTGACGGTCGCCTATTTCATGGAGCGGGCGGAGCGCATTGCCCAGAGCCTGCAGCTGGCGATGTTCGGCCTGCCGGGGCTTGGGGAGAAAGCCCCCGCCGCCCGGCAGTAG
- a CDS encoding fatty acid desaturase, giving the protein MSTTLTRERDIELRKLEFEIAKKYIGGTPWRIVAWGLGNFAVWVALWPLVITGMLPLWAGFLLATLSITLSYLPSHEAQHSNIARPGSRLRWLNELVGHVSTIHLVFPYKVGRLTHLEHHAHTNNPELDPDYSVTAETWWKSVLNSVRSRINRDKVGGNAAYGKAVDRIGGKAASDAKLEALALNLFYWGFLAVMAWSGYALEALLLWWLPRHIGLTYIQLLLSWAPHHPGDKTGRYKDTRAFKYFLGNYGALGMEYHIIHHLHPSIPLHKNMPAYREMKPILEERGCDLGGL; this is encoded by the coding sequence ATGAGCACGACCCTCACCCGTGAACGCGACATCGAGCTGCGCAAGCTCGAGTTCGAGATCGCCAAGAAATATATCGGCGGCACGCCCTGGCGCATCGTCGCCTGGGGCCTCGGCAATTTCGCCGTCTGGGTCGCCCTCTGGCCGCTGGTGATCACAGGCATGCTGCCGCTCTGGGCCGGCTTCCTGCTTGCCACCCTGTCGATCACCCTGTCCTACCTGCCGTCCCACGAAGCCCAGCACAGCAACATCGCCCGCCCCGGCAGCAGGCTGCGCTGGCTCAACGAGCTTGTCGGCCACGTCTCCACCATTCACCTGGTGTTCCCCTACAAGGTCGGTCGCCTCACCCACCTTGAGCACCACGCCCACACCAACAATCCCGAGCTCGACCCGGATTACAGCGTCACCGCCGAGACATGGTGGAAGTCGGTTCTCAATTCCGTCCGTAGCCGGATCAACCGCGACAAGGTGGGCGGCAACGCCGCCTATGGCAAGGCGGTGGACCGCATCGGCGGCAAGGCCGCGTCCGACGCCAAGCTCGAGGCCCTGGCCCTCAACCTGTTCTACTGGGGCTTTCTCGCCGTCATGGCATGGAGCGGCTACGCGCTGGAGGCACTGCTCCTGTGGTGGCTGCCGCGCCATATCGGCCTTACCTATATCCAGCTCCTGCTGAGCTGGGCCCCGCACCACCCCGGCGACAAGACCGGCCGCTACAAGGACACCCGCGCCTTCAAGTACTTCCTCGGCAATTACGGCGCACTGGGGATGGAGTATCACATCATCCACCACCTGCACCCGTCGATCCCGCTGCACAAGAACATGCCCGCCTATCGCGAGATGAAGCCCATCCTCGAAGAGCGCGGCTGCGACCTGGGCGGGCTCTGA
- a CDS encoding TetR/AcrR family transcriptional regulator has product MSYHHGNLRKQILARAAEVIAREGIEKLSLRAIARDLGVSHSAPARHFKDKTAIIEALATESFSLLVAALDAATEAAGADPMSRYNAIGKALVGFALEHPAYYRAMSHPEVRTRTNAALMKAHTDYMTRLLQAAREAQAAGWLQGHSPETAVLFSTAAAQGVAQILADPFDGRLFAGRTPKEIGDEVIDIVIAPQSPAPVKTRA; this is encoded by the coding sequence ATGTCCTATCACCACGGCAATCTCCGCAAGCAGATCCTCGCCCGCGCGGCGGAAGTCATCGCCCGCGAAGGGATCGAGAAGCTGAGCCTGCGCGCCATTGCCCGGGATCTGGGCGTCTCCCATTCAGCGCCTGCCCGCCATTTCAAGGACAAGACGGCCATCATCGAGGCGCTTGCGACCGAGAGCTTCTCCCTCTTGGTCGCCGCGCTGGACGCGGCAACCGAGGCCGCGGGAGCCGACCCCATGAGCCGCTACAACGCCATCGGCAAGGCGCTGGTCGGCTTCGCGCTCGAGCATCCGGCCTACTACCGCGCCATGAGCCATCCGGAAGTCCGCACCCGGACAAATGCGGCCCTGATGAAAGCCCACACTGACTACATGACCCGCCTGCTGCAGGCAGCCCGCGAGGCCCAGGCCGCCGGATGGCTTCAAGGCCATTCGCCTGAGACCGCGGTCCTGTTCTCCACAGCCGCAGCCCAGGGCGTGGCACAAATTCTGGCCGACCCCTTTGACGGACGCCTGTTCGCCGGCCGCACCCCAAAGGAAATCGGCGATGAAGTGATCGACATCGTCATCGCCCCCCAAAGCCCCGCCCCCGTCAAGACGCGGGCCTGA
- a CDS encoding metal-dependent hydrolase family protein — MKTLIRNGHVLDTATMTMGGETNLLIEDGRIARLDADAATDADLVIDADGQFVLPGLIDAHVHFRLATLDFSRLAVWTEVEYGIAMARLARETLARGFTTVRDIGGDVRGLMRAIRTGAIPGPRIFHAGRMLSQTGGHADAEGGPRDVPTCACEMRHTAFGIVADGAEAVRKAARHNLRDGVDFLKIHVSGGVATPSDPLDSVQYTAAEIAAAVEEAAHRRTYVAAHAYIPESISMAVANGVHSIEHGNMLDSDSAADMARAGAVLVPTLVTYVAMQEVGKQLGLPQTNIDKNRLVTEAGIASLETAKAAGVTMGFGTDLIGETQPMQNREFLIRAEAQSPAEILHAMYVVNARLMRLEGEIGVIAPGAAGDIVIAHSNPLDDISVLGDPAANFSHILQAGRPVAR, encoded by the coding sequence ATGAAGACCCTGATCCGCAACGGCCACGTCCTCGATACCGCGACCATGACCATGGGCGGCGAGACCAACCTGCTGATCGAGGACGGCAGGATCGCAAGGCTGGATGCGGACGCGGCAACCGACGCCGACCTTGTGATCGACGCTGACGGCCAGTTCGTGCTGCCCGGCCTGATCGACGCCCATGTGCATTTCCGCCTCGCCACGCTGGATTTCAGCCGCCTCGCCGTCTGGACCGAGGTGGAGTACGGCATCGCCATGGCCCGGCTGGCGCGCGAAACCCTGGCCCGCGGCTTTACCACCGTGCGTGACATCGGCGGCGATGTGCGCGGCCTTATGCGGGCCATCCGCACCGGCGCCATTCCCGGCCCGCGCATCTTCCATGCAGGCCGCATGCTGTCGCAGACAGGCGGCCATGCCGACGCCGAAGGCGGCCCGCGCGACGTGCCCACCTGCGCCTGCGAGATGCGCCACACCGCCTTCGGCATCGTCGCCGACGGCGCGGAAGCCGTCCGCAAGGCCGCCCGCCACAATCTCCGCGACGGCGTGGACTTCCTCAAGATCCACGTCTCAGGCGGCGTCGCCACCCCGTCAGACCCGCTGGATTCCGTGCAATACACGGCCGCTGAAATCGCCGCCGCGGTGGAAGAGGCCGCCCACCGCCGTACCTATGTGGCCGCCCACGCCTATATCCCTGAATCCATCTCCATGGCGGTCGCCAACGGCGTCCACTCTATCGAGCACGGCAACATGCTCGATAGTGACAGCGCCGCCGACATGGCCCGCGCCGGTGCGGTGCTGGTGCCCACCCTCGTCACCTATGTGGCCATGCAGGAGGTGGGCAAGCAGCTTGGCCTGCCGCAGACCAATATCGACAAGAACCGCCTTGTCACCGAGGCCGGCATCGCCTCGCTTGAAACCGCGAAGGCCGCTGGCGTCACCATGGGTTTCGGCACCGACCTGATCGGTGAGACCCAGCCCATGCAGAACCGCGAGTTCCTAATCCGCGCCGAAGCGCAGAGCCCGGCAGAGATCCTCCACGCCATGTATGTGGTCAATGCTCGGCTGATGCGCCTTGAGGGTGAGATCGGCGTCATCGCCCCGGGCGCCGCCGGTGACATTGTCATCGCCCACAGCAACCCGCTCGACGACATCAGCGTCCTCGGCGACCCCGCCGCCAATTTCTCCCACATTCTCCAGGCCGGCCGGCCCGTCGCCCGCTAG
- a CDS encoding acyl-CoA thioesterase — MPTSLEALTSTVTREGDAATFTITDDWLQGRAAFGGLVAALGLLTSRHLVDGSRRLRALQTTFLRPAVPGPLTFEPSLERDGRNLTQMRAIGFQEGKRVATTRAIFGLPLDVEDRLPPPVRPDAPGPETIEPVPFIEGLMPTFVQHFDFRKVSGGVPFSGSTETESVNWLRAKDGQIGVEALSVMFSDAIAPPALALMPGPAKSSTTAWSVSLLEPKGPVDESGWWMIHARLTYLRGGYGHHTTTLWTPEGEVAALSEQTVAVYP, encoded by the coding sequence ATGCCAACAAGTCTCGAAGCCCTGACCTCCACCGTCACCCGCGAGGGCGACGCCGCTACTTTCACCATCACCGATGACTGGCTGCAGGGGCGTGCAGCCTTTGGCGGCCTTGTGGCGGCGCTGGGGCTTCTGACCTCGCGGCACCTGGTGGACGGCTCACGGCGGCTGCGTGCGTTGCAGACGACGTTTCTCAGGCCTGCGGTGCCGGGGCCGCTGACATTCGAGCCGTCGCTTGAGCGGGACGGGCGCAATCTCACGCAGATGCGGGCCATCGGGTTCCAGGAGGGCAAGCGGGTGGCGACCACGCGGGCGATCTTCGGGCTGCCGCTTGATGTCGAGGACCGGCTGCCGCCGCCGGTGCGGCCGGACGCGCCGGGGCCGGAGACGATCGAGCCTGTGCCCTTTATCGAGGGGCTGATGCCGACCTTCGTGCAGCATTTCGACTTCCGCAAGGTGAGCGGCGGGGTGCCGTTTTCAGGCTCCACGGAAACCGAAAGCGTCAACTGGCTGCGGGCGAAGGACGGGCAGATCGGCGTCGAGGCGCTGAGCGTGATGTTTTCTGACGCCATTGCCCCGCCCGCCCTGGCCCTGATGCCCGGGCCCGCTAAATCAAGCACCACGGCGTGGTCCGTGTCGCTGCTGGAGCCCAAGGGGCCTGTGGATGAGAGCGGGTGGTGGATGATCCATGCGCGCCTCACCTATCTGCGCGGCGGCTATGGCCATCACACGACGACGCTATGGACGCCGGAAGGCGAGGTGGCCGCGCTGAGCGAACAGACGGTGGCCGTCTACCCGTAA
- a CDS encoding DUF427 domain-containing protein, whose translation MSDLPPLPDKNWLLAQVGPSRAAWDRAQRPARIEPAGPGDESVWDYPRPPELRPAPGRVRVVHGGCEIASSDRALRMVETAGAPVYLLPPEDVRMDLLVPNDHVTVCEWKGAAVHFDLVMPGARVADAAFAYPDPLDDLGQGYGRIAGWIAFYPARVDACFVGDEQVRPQPGGYYAGWVTDAIKGPIKGDPGTEGW comes from the coding sequence ATGAGCGACTTGCCACCCCTGCCGGACAAGAACTGGCTTCTGGCGCAGGTGGGGCCGTCGCGGGCTGCGTGGGACAGAGCACAGCGTCCGGCACGAATCGAGCCTGCGGGGCCGGGGGACGAATCCGTCTGGGATTATCCGCGGCCGCCGGAGCTGCGCCCGGCGCCGGGGCGGGTGCGGGTGGTGCATGGGGGCTGCGAGATTGCGTCGAGTGATCGCGCCTTACGGATGGTAGAGACGGCGGGGGCGCCGGTTTATCTGCTGCCGCCAGAGGATGTGCGGATGGACCTGCTTGTGCCCAATGACCATGTGACGGTGTGTGAGTGGAAGGGGGCGGCGGTTCACTTTGACTTGGTGATGCCGGGCGCGCGGGTGGCGGATGCAGCCTTCGCCTATCCGGACCCGCTGGATGATCTGGGACAGGGCTATGGGCGGATTGCCGGGTGGATCGCGTTCTATCCGGCGCGGGTGGACGCGTGTTTCGTCGGCGACGAGCAGGTCCGGCCGCAGCCGGGCGGTTATTACGCAGGCTGGGTGACGGATGCCATCAAGGGGCCAATCAAGGGTGATCCGGGTACGGAAGGCTGGTGA
- a CDS encoding MBL fold metallo-hydrolase, with protein sequence MTQIPDTPRPDVEAFFDPVTNTVSYLVSEPGPAGTRRAAAIIDPVLDYDHASGRYHTTSADALLDAARARNLDITWILETHAHADHLSAAPYLKDRTGARVGIGEHITDVQTIFAPIFDAPDVSRTGAEFDHLFTDGETFNIGALEASVIHTPGHTPACVSYLIGDAVFVGDTLFMPDYGTARADFPGGDAHALYRSIRRLLALPGDTRIFVCHDYLPDTGRTDHAWQTTVDAQRAGNIHVHEGVAEESFVDMRTARDRGLPAPKLLLPSVQVNIRAGHLPPESANGTTYLKIPVRPAGA encoded by the coding sequence ATGACGCAAATACCGGACACGCCCCGCCCCGATGTCGAAGCCTTCTTCGACCCGGTCACCAACACGGTCAGCTATCTGGTCAGCGAGCCGGGCCCCGCAGGCACCCGCCGCGCCGCAGCCATCATCGACCCGGTGCTGGACTACGACCACGCCAGCGGCCGCTACCACACGACAAGCGCTGACGCCCTGCTGGACGCCGCCCGCGCGCGCAATCTCGACATCACCTGGATTCTCGAAACCCATGCCCATGCAGACCACCTGTCGGCCGCGCCCTATCTGAAGGACAGGACCGGGGCCCGCGTCGGCATCGGTGAACACATCACCGATGTGCAGACCATCTTCGCCCCAATCTTCGATGCACCCGATGTGAGCCGCACCGGGGCCGAGTTCGACCACCTGTTCACCGACGGCGAGACATTCAACATCGGGGCCCTTGAAGCATCCGTCATCCACACGCCGGGCCACACCCCGGCCTGCGTCTCCTATCTGATCGGCGACGCCGTCTTCGTCGGTGACACGCTGTTCATGCCGGACTACGGCACCGCCCGTGCAGATTTCCCCGGCGGCGACGCACACGCGCTCTACCGCTCAATCCGGCGGCTGCTTGCCCTCCCCGGCGACACGCGCATCTTCGTCTGCCACGATTACCTGCCTGACACGGGCCGCACGGACCATGCCTGGCAGACCACCGTCGACGCCCAGCGCGCGGGCAACATCCATGTGCATGAGGGTGTCGCGGAAGAGTCGTTCGTTGACATGCGCACGGCCCGCGACAGGGGCCTGCCCGCACCGAAGCTTCTTCTGCCGTCCGTGCAGGTCAATATCCGCGCCGGGCACCTGCCGCCGGAGAGTGCCAACGGCACCACCTATCTCAAGATACCGGTACGGCCCGCAGGTGCGTGA
- a CDS encoding ArsR/SmtB family transcription factor yields the protein MSQAKTMRRPDIGDAAQDMAAKAAEAAAFIKTVSNEKRLLVLCRLIEVGEAPVGALAADVGLSQSALSQHLALLRDEGMVATRREAQSVLYRISDDRVARLVHLLHDMFCGDRTS from the coding sequence ATGAGCCAGGCAAAGACAATGCGCCGCCCGGATATCGGCGACGCGGCGCAGGACATGGCGGCCAAGGCCGCGGAGGCGGCGGCCTTCATCAAGACGGTGTCGAATGAAAAACGCCTGCTTGTCCTGTGCCGGCTGATCGAGGTGGGGGAAGCGCCCGTGGGGGCGCTGGCAGCCGATGTGGGGCTGTCGCAATCCGCCCTGTCCCAGCATCTCGCCCTGTTGCGGGACGAGGGGATGGTGGCGACCCGGCGGGAAGCGCAATCGGTGCTCTACCGCATCTCGGATGACCGCGTGGCGCGGCTCGTCCACCTGCTCCACGACATGTTCTGTGGTGACCGGACCTCCTGA
- a CDS encoding rhodanese family protein, with protein sequence MSLHPLTPEDAKLRIAGGARLVDVRERDEHLRERIAGAACVPAARVPQDLDAEGSEIIFHCRSGARTAAHAPQLAGAAGGTAYVLAGGIEAWKKAGFETQRTPKAPIEIMRQVQMTAGGLVLAGVVLGVAVAPEFFALSAFVGAGLFFAGATGWCGMAKLLALMPWNRQPSLLG encoded by the coding sequence ATGAGCCTTCATCCCCTGACGCCTGAAGACGCCAAGCTGCGCATTGCCGGCGGGGCGCGCCTCGTTGATGTGCGCGAGCGCGACGAACATCTGCGCGAGCGGATCGCGGGCGCTGCCTGCGTGCCGGCGGCACGGGTGCCACAGGATCTCGATGCGGAAGGCAGCGAGATTATCTTCCATTGCCGCTCGGGCGCGCGGACGGCCGCGCATGCCCCGCAACTGGCGGGTGCCGCAGGCGGTACGGCCTATGTGCTGGCGGGCGGCATTGAGGCCTGGAAGAAGGCGGGCTTTGAAACCCAGCGCACACCAAAGGCACCGATCGAAATCATGCGCCAGGTGCAGATGACGGCCGGCGGGCTGGTGCTAGCCGGGGTGGTGCTTGGGGTCGCCGTCGCGCCGGAATTCTTCGCGCTGTCGGCTTTCGTGGGCGCGGGGCTGTTCTTTGCCGGTGCCACGGGCTGGTGCGGCATGGCGAAGCTGCTGGCGCTGATGCCGTGGAACCGCCAGCCGTCCCTGCTGGGATAG